The following DNA comes from Geothrix edaphica.
CCAGTATCGCGGGCAGCACGGACAGGGCGGTGTGCCCACTGGGGAAGGCATCCAGCGTGGTGGTTTCGGCGCCGTGGAGGAAGGCCCGGACCGCCTGGGAGACCGCGCCGCCGCCCAGCTGCGCAGCGGCCAGGGCCTCGGGCACCCGGGGCCCTTCCGCGGGCCACAGGAAGTAGCCCAGGAAGGACAGGTAGAACCCGAGGAGGATGGCGAACACCACCCGCTCGAAGAGCTCCGGCCCCCGCCGGACCCGCGCCAGCACGCCCACGGCGATGGGCAGCAGGTAGAAGCTCGCGTAGGCGAGGTAGACCAGATCCGTGACGGCCGCGGGCCGCCCGAAGGCGCCGTGCCAGGCCCGGGCGAGCGGGCCGAACCAGCGCCCATCGAAGGCGATCAGCGCCGCATCGCACCGGTGGGGGTTCACCGCCACCACCAGCGGCTGCAGGAGCAGGAACACGAGGAGCACCACCCCCACCGGGAGGAAGTCCCGCAGGAGCAGGAGCCCCTTCCCCCGGACCCGGCCCAGCCAAAGGACCGCCAGGAGCAGCCCCGCGAAGACGGCGGCGCGCAGCGCCCAGCCTTCGGGCCGCGCCAGGAAGACGAGCGCCAGAAGCCCCGCCAGGACCAGCGCCGTCAGCCGCTCGGAGGGCCGCAGAGCCGCGATCGTCCCCCTGATCATGATTCCCGCACGTCCGCCTCCACGCCCCGCCAGGCGGGCGTCCCCTCCGGCGGCCCCAGCCAGCGGCCCGGATTCTCCAGAATCTTCTGCACGAGCACCAGGGAGCGGGCGCAGGAGAAGGCATCGTCGATGCGCTCGTCGAAGGTCCAGCGCACGGACAGGGCCTCCTCCACGGTCACGCCGTCCCGGGACGCGAAGGCGGCGCGCCGGGGGGAGGAGACCGCCCCGAAGATCGAGACCGTGCCGTATTCGTAGAGGTGGTGGTAGACATCGGACACGCCCACGGAACCGAGGTTGGCGAGGAAGATGCTCGCGTACATGGGATCGTCGCGGATCATGAAGCCCGGATAGAGGTTCCAGTGGTCCAGGCCTCGCGCCAGGGCCATCAGCAGGCGCACCAGGGGGCCGGGCAGCCGCATGACCAGGGCCACCTCCCGGTCCACAGCCCGCTCCGTCTCCCGCGCCTCGTCCACCTGGGTCGAGAGGCGCCGGGAGAAATCCTGGAAGCTCTCGCCCCCGACGGCCGCGAGCTTCACGGTGGCGTCCTCGCCCTCCTCCGTGAACTCCTTCTTGGCGACGAAGGAGAAGGACACACCGCGCCGCTGGTAGATCCGCCCCCCGGACACGAAGCGGTTCAGCCGCGGCCGGGCATCGAGGGTCACGGCCACGGCGTAGGCCACCAGGTGGAAGAGCGTGGCCCTGGGGTGGTGGGCGCGGTTGTAGGCCTTGAGCCACACCCGCGCAGCGGCCATGCGGTAGACGGATTCCTGGTAGACGCAGCTCTCGTTCCGGCCCCGCATGAGGTACGGCATGATGCGCCGCACCGGCGTCTCATCGCGGACCAGGTCGCCATCAGGACGGGAGAAGAGGGGCATGGACCAGGGTTGTCAGCTGGACCGGCGCTGTCAAGAACACCCGGATATCACCTTTTCGCATTGACACCCCTGGCCCGCAGGACTATCCCTGTGGCAATCCTTCCGGTGATGCCATGACGACGCGCTCGGTCCGTCTCCAGCCATTCGCCTCCGGCCTGCTGGCCGCAGGCCTCCTCCTGGGGGGTGCCGCCGCCCGGGCCCAGGAGGTACCGAATCCCTGGACCATGACGGTCTATCTCCAGCAGAGCTGGCCCAAGCAGACGGAGACGAACCGCCAGATCAAGGACATCAATGCCGCCCTGGGTTCGTCCTTCAAGACCTGGGACGACGTGGCGAACCTGAACCTCGGCCTCCAGGCCTACCGGGACCTGGACCCGCGCTGGAAGGTGGGCCTCGAGCTGGACTACTCCCGGGGGAAGATCGATGGCAAGGCCACGGTGGACACCCCCGCCGGCCCCGCCACCCTCGCCTTCGAGCAGAAGTACACGATCTACGCCGACCTCCTGGCCCTGGTCCAGTTCCGGCCCCTGGGGACGAGCCACCGCTGGACCCCCTTCCTCCAGGCGGGGCTCGGCCTGGCCTACGAGAAGGACCGGACCCTCCTGACCCTCCGCAACGACCTCCTCGACGAGACCCTGGTCCACGTGGACAACGACGGCTGGTTCCCCATGGCCACCGTCGGCGCTGGGGTGGATGTTTACTTCTCCGACCAGCGCACCTGGTACGCCGAGGCCGGCGTCAGCTACTCCTGGGCCCGCCTCAAGCACGATGTGCCGGCCAGCGGTTCCCTGGTCCCGCCCACGGTCACCGCCGACACCGATTCCACAGGACCCAACGTGTGGCTGGGCATCGGACGGCGGTTCTAGCTCGAGGAGGTGGCTGATGGCCCGGCTCTCCCGCCTGCAGCCGGTGATGCTGCTCCTAGGGTCCGCCCTCCTCCAGGCGCAGGACTTCAGGGTGGGAGCGGGGGTGTTCCTCCTGGCCGATCAGGGCCAGGACTTCCAGGTCAGCTTCCGTCCAGCTTCGAGCCACTGGCAGTTCAGCTACCGCCACGTCCAGTGGCGGGACCACTTCAATGATCCGTTCACCGGCCGCAGGCTGACGGAGACGACGGAGACGCGAACCGGCCCCCTCGTGGACTACCTCTTCAGCCCCCAGTCGCCGGGCAGCTGGTACCTCGGGGGCGCGGTGTTCCGCTGGTCCAAGCGGGAGGAATCCCTGCTGACCGGCGAGGTGGACCGGGTCACCACCACCGCGCCCTTCATCGGTGGGGGCTATACCCGGACCCTGGGCCGGCACGTCTACTTCAACCTCGGCCTCTACCTCAGCC
Coding sequences within:
- a CDS encoding 2-oxo acid dehydrogenase subunit E2, translated to MPLFSRPDGDLVRDETPVRRIMPYLMRGRNESCVYQESVYRMAAARVWLKAYNRAHHPRATLFHLVAYAVAVTLDARPRLNRFVSGGRIYQRRGVSFSFVAKKEFTEEGEDATVKLAAVGGESFQDFSRRLSTQVDEARETERAVDREVALVMRLPGPLVRLLMALARGLDHWNLYPGFMIRDDPMYASIFLANLGSVGVSDVYHHLYEYGTVSIFGAVSSPRRAAFASRDGVTVEEALSVRWTFDERIDDAFSCARSLVLVQKILENPGRWLGPPEGTPAWRGVEADVRES
- a CDS encoding outer membrane protein; protein product: MTTRSVRLQPFASGLLAAGLLLGGAAARAQEVPNPWTMTVYLQQSWPKQTETNRQIKDINAALGSSFKTWDDVANLNLGLQAYRDLDPRWKVGLELDYSRGKIDGKATVDTPAGPATLAFEQKYTIYADLLALVQFRPLGTSHRWTPFLQAGLGLAYEKDRTLLTLRNDLLDETLVHVDNDGWFPMATVGAGVDVYFSDQRTWYAEAGVSYSWARLKHDVPASGSLVPPTVTADTDSTGPNVWLGIGRRF
- a CDS encoding phosphatase PAP2 family protein, encoding MIRGTIAALRPSERLTALVLAGLLALVFLARPEGWALRAAVFAGLLLAVLWLGRVRGKGLLLLRDFLPVGVVLLVFLLLQPLVVAVNPHRCDAALIAFDGRWFGPLARAWHGAFGRPAAVTDLVYLAYASFYLLPIAVGVLARVRRGPELFERVVFAILLGFYLSFLGYFLWPAEGPRVPEALAAAQLGGGAVSQAVRAFLHGAETTTLDAFPSGHTALSVLPAILATRPFPRLAPLLWAWAAAVVFATVYIGVHYVADVAAGLLLAGLGMALAPPLSRWLSARG